The genomic DNA GCAGAAGTGGGGCGCGAACGACCTGTACGTGCTGCCCAGCGGTCGCATTCCCCCGAACCCTTCGGAGCTGCTCGGCTCTGCCGCAATGGACCAGGTCCTCAAGCCTCTGGGCGAGTACTTCGACTACGTGCTCATCGATGCGCCGCCGCTGCTCCTGGTGACGGATGCCGCGGTGATCGGCAAGAAGGCCCGTGGCGTCATCCTGGCCGCCGCATCCGGCAAGACGAAGAAGCAGGAGCTCACCGGCGCGATCCGCACGCTCGACACCGCCGGAGTCTCGATGCTCGGTGTCGTCGTCACCATGCTGCCGACGAAGGGCCCCGACAGCTACGCCTACGGCGCGTACACCTACGGGTCGACGCATACCCTCGAGCAGGCTCCGACCGAATTGAGCACGGCCCAGGCGAAGCCGAAACGCCGGGCGAAGGCCAAGGCCGGCGTCTGACGCACGCTCGGAGTTCCAGGTCGCCCTTGCGGCGTTCCGGTCGCAGTTGACGTCGCCCGCGCGACCCGGCACCCGCACGAAGTGCGACCGGAGGCGCCGGCCAGGCCTCAGTCCGCAGCGACCGCGGGGGCAGGAGCCGTCCGGAAAACGATCTTGTGGTACAGCACGAACCGCAGGAGTACCACGATCACGATGCTGACGAGGTTGACGACGTTGACGCCCAGCGGCCCCGGCGTCCGATCCAGAATGCCCGTGAGCATCTGCACGCCCAACCACACCAGCGCTGCGCCCAGCGCGGTGCATGCGGCGTTCACCAGCACGAACAGCACCAGCTCGTTGACGCGGCCGCGCCGGTCACGGTGACGGAACGTCCACTCGCGGTTTCCGATGTAGGCGTTCACGAGTGCCACCAGGGACGCGATCACCTTCGCCCAGACGAGGTCGACGCCCCAGACGTAGACGAGCAGGTTGAACACACCCACCTCGATCAGGGTGCTCACCCCGCCGACGATGAGGAAGCGGCCACCGACGGAGGCGAGTCGGCGCAGGCGTGAGCGAATTTCCATGTCTCCATTAGTCTAGAAGGGAGTGCGATCGTCCGCTCTCGACGCATCGCAGTGAGGTCCGCCAGTGCCAGTAGCCCATCTCGTCGTCGTCATGCCCGCCTACAACGAGGCAGAGGGCATCGGCGGCTTCATCGACGAGATCCGCGAGCACCTCGCGCCCGTCGCGGAACGGATCAGTTTCGTCGTCGCCGACGACCAGTCCACCGACGGTACGCCCGCAGCACTCGACGGCATCGATGACGTGCACGTCGAGCGTCAGCCGGCCAACCGCGGCCACGGCCCCACCGCCCTCGCCGCGTACCGCGCCGGCATGACGCTCGATCCCGACGTGCTCGTGCACGTCGACGGTGACGGACAGTTCATCGGCCCAGACTTCCCCCGGCTCGTCTCGGCGCTCGTGCGAGAGAACGCCGATGTCGTGCACGGTGTTCGCGACGGCCGCACCGACCCTTGGTTCCGCAAAGCCCTCACTGCATCGGTCGGCACGCTCATCGCTGTCGCCGCGGGCCGCCGCATCCCCGACGTCAACACTCCTCTGCGCGCCTACCGGCCGCAGGCGATCAACCGCCTTCTCGATGCGGTGCCGGCTGACGCTCTCGTTCCGCACGTGCACTTCTCACTGGCGGAGGCGCGTCTCGGCCTGACCGTCCGCTACCTCCGCGTGCTGAGCATCCCCCGGCGCGGCGAATCCGAGACGGGCACGATGTGGGGCGGCACGCCCCGGCCGAGCCTCCCGCCGCAGCGACTGCGCCGCTTCGCACGCGCCGCTCTCGGCGAGGTCTGGTCGTGGTCCCTCAAGCCGGGCGCTCCCCTGCGCAGCATCCCGACGGCTCCCGCCCAGCGATAGCCCGCACCGACGAGCCCCGCGAATGCCCGAAGGACAGCCCATGAAGAACCTGCGCACTGCGATCTTCTGGCTGCTCGCGGCATCCCTCATCGCGGCGCACGTCATCGTCGGCTGGCACAGCCTCGTGACCATGCGCCTGTGGGAGGACGAAGCGTTCAATCTCACGGTGCCGCTGAACCTGCTCGCCGGGCTCGGTTACACGAGTGACGGCGCTCTCTCCGGGTCGACGTTGACTCCCTTCGACCCGCGGATCTCCACCGGCGTCTCGGTGCTGCTTCCGGTCGCAACCGTCCTCGCGACCGGCATCGACCCGGTCATCGGCGCCCGGCTCATCCCTCTCGCATACTGGGTTCTGCTCCTCGCCGGCCTGGCCGTGCTCGGCCGGCGCATCGGCGGACGCTGGGCGGCACTCGTCGCCGTGGCCGTGCCGCTGGCGTTCAACTCGGCGCTGACGATCTCCCCGATCCAGGGTCCGGCCGATCTGCTCGGCGAGATTCCCGCCGCCGCGCTCATCGTGTGGGCCCTGGTCGTGCTGCCCCGGCGCGCCTGGCTGGCGGGCCTCCTCATCGGCCTCGCGGTGCAGGCCAAGCTCATCGCGCTGCTCGTGCTGCCCGCTTTTGCCGTGGCGCTCTGGATCCTCTCGCCCGGCCGTGGCGTGGACCGCCTCCGTGCGACCCTCACGCGTTCCTGGCTGCCTCTGTCGCTGGTCGCCCTCCCCACCTTCCTCGTCGAAGTCGCCGCCTTCGTCTCCCTGGGCGCGAGCGGGTACGTCGACCACCTCCGGGCCCTCGCCGGGTTCCTCCGCAGCGGCGGTCAGAACTACGAACCGACCACGATCACGCAGAAGATCGGCACGCTGCTCGATGCCTGGTTCCTGCCGGGGTGGCTCACGCTGCTCGTCGCGCTCACGGCATCCGCCCTCATCGTCGGCGGGTTCATGATCGCGCGCCGCCGCGAAGCAGACTCCGACACCGCCATCCCTCCGGTCATCCAGTACTCCGTGCTCGCGGCCATCGTGGGTCTCGCCGCCTATGTCGGATGGTGGGCCACCGCATCCCACCTCCCGCTCTGGGTTCGCCACCCCTCGCCGGGTGTGTACGCGTTCCTGCCGATCCTTGCGGCCGTCGCCGTCTGGGGAATGCGGATGCTGTGGCAGACGCGCATTCGCCCCGCCCGCATCGCGGCGGTCGCCGGTTCGGCGCTCCTCGTGCTCGGACTCGGCGCCGGCGGTGCGCTGCACGCGTCATCGACCTTCACCCCCGGATGGGAGACGCTCGAGAGCCAGCGCGCCTCCGTCGCACCGATCCGCGCCTGGGCCGAAGAGAACGACATCTCCTGGCTCGCCGCCCAGCCCTGGGGAGGCCCGACCTCGGCAGTGGTGCTGTCGGGGACTCATCTCGGCCTGTTCGATGCACCGGCCATGGCCGAGACGCCGCGCCTCACGGTCGAAGCCTGCACCACCGACGTCCTCGTCGACGGACCGATCTATCGGGTCTGCGCCGCCCCGGAGTAGCTCGGCCCTCGGTGCCGGAGAAGACCTTCGAAGGCGGCGACGACGACGAGGCCGACGCAGGCTCCCGCGAAGTTCGCGATCAGGTCGATGACGGTCGGGCTCCGACCAACGAGCAGCAGCGCCTGGACGCCTTCGATGGTCAGCGTGGCGAGGAATCCGAGCGGAACCACGAGGTAGCGATGCCGATGGAGCATCATCGCAAGACCGGCACCGAGGGGAACGAACAGCAGCACGTTCGCCACGAATTCGACCCGCGTCGACGTGAGCGCCGGGACGATCTCGCGGATCCGCCGCAGCCAGGGCGAGATCCCGAAGTCCGATGGCTCCGGCCAGAAGACGATGTACACGAGGATCACGAGGTAGA from Microbacterium sp. LWO13-1.2 includes the following:
- a CDS encoding GtrA family protein, whose product is MEIRSRLRRLASVGGRFLIVGGVSTLIEVGVFNLLVYVWGVDLVWAKVIASLVALVNAYIGNREWTFRHRDRRGRVNELVLFVLVNAACTALGAALVWLGVQMLTGILDRTPGPLGVNVVNLVSIVIVVLLRFVLYHKIVFRTAPAPAVAAD
- a CDS encoding glycosyltransferase family 2 protein, yielding MPVAHLVVVMPAYNEAEGIGGFIDEIREHLAPVAERISFVVADDQSTDGTPAALDGIDDVHVERQPANRGHGPTALAAYRAGMTLDPDVLVHVDGDGQFIGPDFPRLVSALVRENADVVHGVRDGRTDPWFRKALTASVGTLIAVAAGRRIPDVNTPLRAYRPQAINRLLDAVPADALVPHVHFSLAEARLGLTVRYLRVLSIPRRGESETGTMWGGTPRPSLPPQRLRRFARAALGEVWSWSLKPGAPLRSIPTAPAQR
- a CDS encoding VanZ family protein codes for the protein MEIPPRPDLPGARRAQRLAAQTPVHTNPHAARRRGWIWAVAIVYLVILVYIVFWPEPSDFGISPWLRRIREIVPALTSTRVEFVANVLLFVPLGAGLAMMLHRHRYLVVPLGFLATLTIEGVQALLLVGRSPTVIDLIANFAGACVGLVVVAAFEGLLRHRGPSYSGAAQTR